AAAATAGTACGCCAGTAACGACCTTTTGCACCAGAGGGACGGTTGCGATCGATAGTTTCTTGTAGCGCCTTCAAATTGACTAACAAATCTTCGGCGGGGAAAGCTGCTTTCCCAAACATAACGTGAACGATTCCCGTGCGATCGGCACGAAATTCTAGTTTACCAGCTTTAAACTCCGAAATTGCACTGGCTATGTCAAACGTTACCGTTCCCCCTTTGGGCGATGGCATCAAACCGCGTGGACCCAACAGCTTACCCAATCTTGCCACCTGGGGCATCACATCGGGTGTGGCGATGAGTTTGTCAAAGTCCATTCTACCGTTTTGAATTTCGCTAATTAATTCCTCAGAGCCAACAATATCTGCTCCTGCGTTGCTCGCTTCTGTGACCTTTTCACCTCTAGCAATCACGGCAACGCGGACTTCTTGACCCGTACCTTTGGGTAGTACAACTGTCGTTCTGAGCTGTTGGTCTGTATATTTCGGATCGATTCCCAACCGTATATGTGCTTCTGCGGCTTCGGGAAACTTAGCTGTAGCGGTTTCTTTTAATAATTGCAACGCTTCAATCGGCGCATAAGCCCGATCTTCTACTTTCTCTTGCAGCGATCGCAATCTTCTCGATACTTTTTTTGCCATTTTTCTCTCCTGGGGTCGTTGCGAAGCTTCCTGCCTCTCCCCCGATATAATTTTGCTGCCGTTTACTTTGAGGTCTTTTGTCACTTACAAATGACAAATGACTTAGGGCGTAGACACCCGAAGGGTGGCTTCTCGAAGAATAGCCCTTGCCGAAGGCTATGACGAATGACTACTCAGTAACGTTTACGCCCATGTTTTTCGCCGTTCCTGCCACAATTTTCATCGCAGCATCGATATCATTAGCGTTCAGGTCTGGTAGCTTCGTTTGAGCGATTTCCCGCAACTGAGCTGTTGAAATCGAACCAACTCGCTTTTTATTTGGCTCGTTGGAACCGCGCTCGATCCCTGCTGCTTTACGAATCAATACGGAAGCAGGAGGAGTTTTGAGGACAAATGTAAAACTTCTGTCTTCAAACACCGAAATTTCTACGGGAATGACCATTCCTGCTTGGTCGGCGGTTCTGGCGTTGTATTCTTTGCAGAACATCATAATATTCACGCCATGCTGACCTAGCG
This window of the Chroococcidiopsis thermalis PCC 7203 genome carries:
- the rplA gene encoding 50S ribosomal protein L1; amino-acid sequence: MAKKVSRRLRSLQEKVEDRAYAPIEALQLLKETATAKFPEAAEAHIRLGIDPKYTDQQLRTTVVLPKGTGQEVRVAVIARGEKVTEASNAGADIVGSEELISEIQNGRMDFDKLIATPDVMPQVARLGKLLGPRGLMPSPKGGTVTFDIASAISEFKAGKLEFRADRTGIVHVMFGKAAFPAEDLLVNLKALQETIDRNRPSGAKGRYWRTIFVSATMGPAIEVEISGLRDLKMTEAA
- the rplK gene encoding 50S ribosomal protein L11; protein product: MAKKVVAVIKLALNAGKANPAPPVGPALGQHGVNIMMFCKEYNARTADQAGMVIPVEISVFEDRSFTFVLKTPPASVLIRKAAGIERGSNEPNKKRVGSISTAQLREIAQTKLPDLNANDIDAAMKIVAGTAKNMGVNVTE